The DNA sequence TCAAATTTTTTAAGTAAGGTAGGGGCATAAAAGATAACCCGCCCGGCGATGTTTTGAGCCAAAAAAGCTGCAAAAGAGTCGTGCTGGGGTAAAAATAAAGTTTGGCTGCCATTAAAGTGGCTGGCAATGGCTTTTTTTTCGTGGGCAATCGCCTCGCGTGAGCCAAGCATCCCGATATGCGCATTGCCGATATTGGTAATAATGGCATAATTAGGTTTAACAATGCCGGCCAGCTCGCTCATTTCGTCTTTACGGTTCATACCCATCTCCAGAACGGCATATTTATGCTCGCTGTTAATGGCAAAGCAGCTTAAAGGCAGGCCGCAATCGCTGTTAAGATTACCGATAGTCGCGGCGGTAGGGGCAGCTCTACGCAGGATACCGGCCAGCATTTCTTTAACGGTGGTTTTGCCGTTACTGCCGGTAATACCAATTTTAATAAGTTTCGGAAAACGTTTAATATGATAACCAGCTAATTGCTGCAAAGCATACAAAGGGTTATCTACCAAAAAGAGGGCGGCGCTATAACGGCCAGCCAGCTCTTTTTGGCGACCAGCCAACCCACTGTCGTAACTGGTAATAGCCATAGTCGCCCCGTTTTTAAAGGCCTCTTCTAAAAAAGCGGAGCCATCGTTGTGTTCGCCTTTTAAGGCCACAAAAAGCGAGCCGCGGCTTACCAGCCGGCTATCGATAGAAACATTAATGGCCTCGTTTACCGCTCCCGAATTGGCTTTGCCCAAAATATTGGCCAGCATTTCGCTATTAAATAACGACATAATTTACTCCATCTCTATCACAATAACATCGGTGGCCGTTAAGCGGCGCAGCTGCCATTCGGGGTGAGCGGCAATAAGGTCTAGTAGTCTTTGCGGGGCAGTAAGGTGGTTAATGGCCGTAATAAGCCGTTTGCTGTCTTCGTAAAC is a window from the Spirochaetaceae bacterium genome containing:
- the murF gene encoding UDP-N-acetylmuramoyl-tripeptide--D-alanyl-D-alanine ligase — translated: MSLFNSEMLANILGKANSGAVNEAINVSIDSRLVSRGSLFVALKGEHNDGSAFLEEAFKNGATMAITSYDSGLAGRQKELAGRYSAALFLVDNPLYALQQLAGYHIKRFPKLIKIGITGSNGKTTVKEMLAGILRRAAPTAATIGNLNSDCGLPLSCFAINSEHKYAVLEMGMNRKDEMSELAGIVKPNYAIITNIGNAHIGMLGSREAIAHEKKAIASHFNGSQTLFLPQHDSFAAFLAQNIAGRVIFYAPTLLKKFERVEDLGLDGYKLYVGGETIRIHFAGKHNLHNACLAIYVALELGLKLKDIKEGLEKVRPLDGRSQVSAGRITLLKDYYNASPESMKAAIGSITALKYARKLVFLAEMRELGDNSADLHKELASSLLKAGIDEIYLLGPNMAYLAAELKELKFFGAIHHSTSFNSLKELLLTNLKDGDLLLLKGSRYYQLERLIEPLTQQGFLRAG